The following proteins are encoded in a genomic region of Candidatus Hydrogenedentota bacterium:
- a CDS encoding sigma 54-interacting transcriptional regulator: protein MGTTTAPQVRKEVSELQLLFEISQTLDRSLDLREELAPVLRAIAAHTGMLRGTITLVDRETGELYIEVAHGLSGEELERGRYKRGEGVVGKVVQTGRPMVVPRVSQEPLFLNRTGSRKELDKETISFICVPVKLENAVIGALSADRLFSDDVSLEEDFRLLSIIASMLARAVRLRQEAQQERSRLLEENTRLQKELRERFRPANMIGRSNAMQGVFDQIVQVAKSDATVIVRGESGVGKELVAQSLHYNSLRGAKSFVRVNLAALPESVIESELFGHEAGAFTGATCQRKGRFELAHGGTIFLDEIGDLTPQMQVKLLRVLQEREFERVGGTETIKVDVRVIAATNRDLEKMMEESAFRQDLYYRLNVFPMHIPPLRERKTDILELANFFVEKYSKQFHKYVRRISTPAIDMLMSYHWPGNVRELENTIERAVLLTEDDVVHGHHLPPTLQTAEASDTRMKGTLEETLARVEREMIIEALKDARGNKAKAARTLGITERIMGLRVCAHGIDPRKYRA from the coding sequence ATGGGCACCACCACAGCGCCGCAAGTGCGTAAAGAAGTCTCCGAACTGCAATTGCTGTTCGAGATCAGCCAGACCTTGGACCGCAGCCTCGACTTACGCGAGGAATTGGCTCCGGTCTTGCGCGCCATAGCGGCGCATACCGGTATGCTGCGCGGCACCATTACACTGGTCGACCGTGAAACGGGGGAACTGTATATCGAAGTCGCGCACGGTCTCTCGGGCGAAGAACTGGAGCGGGGCCGGTACAAGCGGGGCGAGGGCGTGGTGGGCAAGGTGGTGCAGACGGGCCGGCCGATGGTTGTGCCGCGCGTATCGCAGGAACCCCTGTTCCTGAACCGCACCGGCTCTCGCAAAGAGCTCGACAAGGAGACCATCTCTTTCATTTGCGTGCCGGTCAAGCTGGAAAACGCGGTGATCGGCGCGCTCAGCGCCGACCGGCTTTTTTCGGACGACGTGTCGCTGGAAGAGGATTTTCGTTTGTTGTCGATCATTGCGTCGATGCTGGCGCGGGCGGTGCGGCTGCGCCAGGAAGCGCAACAGGAACGCAGCCGCCTGCTCGAGGAAAACACGCGGCTGCAAAAGGAGTTGCGCGAGCGGTTCCGGCCCGCAAACATGATCGGCCGGTCCAATGCGATGCAGGGGGTCTTTGACCAGATTGTGCAGGTGGCCAAGAGCGACGCGACAGTCATTGTCCGGGGCGAAAGCGGTGTGGGCAAGGAACTGGTGGCGCAGTCGCTGCATTACAACAGCCTGCGCGGCGCGAAATCCTTTGTGCGCGTCAACCTGGCCGCGTTGCCGGAGTCTGTTATTGAGAGCGAGTTGTTCGGCCATGAAGCGGGCGCGTTCACGGGCGCGACCTGCCAGCGCAAAGGCCGTTTTGAATTGGCGCACGGCGGCACGATCTTCCTGGACGAGATTGGCGACCTTACCCCGCAGATGCAGGTCAAGCTCCTGCGCGTGCTGCAGGAGAGAGAGTTCGAACGGGTAGGCGGCACGGAAACGATCAAGGTGGACGTGCGCGTCATCGCCGCCACGAACCGGGATCTCGAGAAGATGATGGAGGAGAGCGCGTTCCGGCAAGACCTCTACTACCGGCTGAACGTCTTTCCCATGCACATTCCCCCCTTGCGCGAACGCAAGACCGATATTCTTGAACTGGCGAATTTCTTCGTCGAGAAATACAGCAAACAGTTTCACAAGTACGTGCGGCGCATCTCGACGCCGGCCATCGACATGCTCATGAGCTACCACTGGCCCGGCAATGTGCGTGAACTGGAGAACACGATTGAACGCGCCGTGCTCCTTACCGAGGATGACGTGGTCCACGGGCACCATCTGCCGCCCACGCTGCAGACCGCCGAGGCGTCGGACACGCGCATGAAAGGCACGCTCGAAGAGACGCTTGCCCGGGTCGAACGCGAGATGATCATCGAAGCGCTCAAGGATGCGCGCGGCAACAAGGCGAAAGCGGCGCGCACGCTTGGCATCACGGAACGGATCATGGGTCTCCGGGTCTGCGCCCATGGTATTGACCCGCGAAAATACCGCGCTTGA
- a CDS encoding carboxypeptidase regulatory-like domain-containing protein has translation MPNLIRIGALAVLTCGLPYAPAFAHKLNILAQTDGDRITGLVYYSGGNGASGAAVHVMGPGGEQLGQTTTDATGAFAFTPVSACDHTFVCESDDGHREEYTVPASQLPARLRETAPAQTSAGADAPPAAGTPALVEQAVARQIQPLRADLARNETRARLRDIVGGIGYIFGVMGLVFYLKARARLKGGPRA, from the coding sequence TTGCCTAATCTGATCCGTATCGGCGCACTCGCCGTTCTGACGTGTGGCCTGCCGTACGCGCCGGCGTTTGCGCACAAGCTCAACATCCTCGCACAGACGGACGGCGACCGCATCACGGGGCTGGTCTATTACTCCGGCGGCAACGGCGCGTCTGGGGCGGCGGTGCATGTCATGGGGCCCGGCGGCGAGCAGCTCGGGCAAACCACAACCGACGCAACGGGCGCGTTCGCGTTCACGCCTGTGAGTGCATGCGATCATACATTCGTCTGCGAATCGGACGACGGGCATCGCGAGGAATACACGGTCCCGGCTTCCCAATTACCGGCGCGGCTGCGGGAAACGGCGCCGGCTCAGACGTCCGCGGGCGCGGATGCGCCGCCCGCCGCGGGAACGCCGGCCCTGGTGGAACAGGCCGTGGCGCGGCAAATACAGCCGCTGCGCGCGGATCTTGCGCGCAACGAGACGCGCGCGCGCCTGCGCGACATCGTCGGCGGTATCGGCTATATCTTTGGTGTTATGGGTCTGGTGTTCTACTTGAAGGCCCGTGCGCGGCTGAAAGGCGGGCCTCGTGCTTAG
- a CDS encoding glycosyltransferase family 4 protein, which produces MIIGVDGRPANEANRAGIGRLCHNLLRALPPLLGDDRLRVYLDAPPRDDFPITPEQAEFRVLHRRRIWTQRVLARELRRDPPDVFYSTTLQLPARRGCPGVATVLDLAFYDFGAYFPWRRRMRARVEARLAVSRATHLIAISEATKAGVLQRFGLPQERISVAYPGVAEGFRPRDSADGGVQARARFGLPERYVLYVGRLQPRKNLVRLVHAFERVLARRPELPHGLVIAGGAGWMEKGLHKAIARSPVKPRIVQPGYVDEADLPGLMAGADVLALVSLWEGFGLPLLEAMHCGTPVLASNCSSLPEVAGEAGALVDPYDVDAIAASLERLLTDDAWRAQKAQAGAARARQFTWERFAGQVLAALRRTAARHPL; this is translated from the coding sequence ATGATTATCGGTGTGGACGGACGCCCCGCGAACGAGGCGAACCGCGCCGGCATTGGCCGCCTGTGCCACAATCTGCTGCGCGCGCTGCCGCCGCTGCTCGGGGACGACCGCCTGCGCGTCTACCTCGACGCGCCGCCACGCGACGATTTCCCGATTACGCCCGAGCAGGCGGAGTTCCGCGTGCTGCACCGCCGGCGCATCTGGACCCAGCGCGTGCTCGCCCGGGAACTGCGGCGTGATCCGCCAGATGTGTTCTACTCGACGACGTTGCAGCTTCCGGCGCGGCGCGGATGTCCCGGCGTGGCAACGGTGCTCGATCTGGCCTTCTACGATTTCGGCGCGTATTTCCCGTGGCGGCGCCGCATGCGCGCGCGCGTCGAAGCGCGCCTGGCCGTCTCCCGGGCGACACACCTGATTGCCATCAGCGAAGCTACAAAGGCCGGAGTCCTGCAACGGTTCGGCCTGCCCCAGGAACGCATAAGTGTCGCGTATCCGGGTGTCGCGGAAGGCTTCCGGCCACGGGACAGCGCAGACGGAGGCGTACAGGCCCGCGCCCGCTTCGGGCTGCCGGAACGCTACGTGCTGTACGTGGGCCGCCTGCAGCCGCGCAAGAATCTCGTCCGGCTGGTTCATGCATTCGAGCGTGTTCTGGCGCGGCGGCCCGAACTGCCGCACGGACTGGTCATCGCGGGCGGCGCCGGCTGGATGGAAAAAGGCCTTCACAAAGCCATCGCGCGGAGCCCCGTGAAACCGCGCATCGTGCAACCGGGCTATGTCGATGAGGCGGACCTGCCCGGGCTCATGGCCGGGGCCGATGTATTGGCGCTTGTGTCTCTCTGGGAAGGGTTCGGGCTGCCGCTGCTCGAAGCCATGCACTGCGGCACGCCGGTGCTCGCCTCCAACTGCTCGTCCCTGCCCGAGGTCGCCGGCGAAGCGGGCGCGCTCGTCGATCCCTATGACGTAGACGCCATCGCGGCCTCGCTGGAACGCCTGCTGACCGACGATGCATGGCGCGCCCAGAAAGCGCAGGCCGGCGCGGCCCGCGCGCGCCAGTTCACGTGGGAGCGTTTTGCGGGACAAGTCCTCGCGGCGTTGCGCCGGACCGCCGCCAGACATCCACTCTAG
- a CDS encoding family 20 glycosylhydrolase, which produces MKPILIPQPKSLRLDGGQFRSPRAGSIAIPCASWLPAAEALRALFPGYALYANAPGLPNTVRLFLNRKLQPQGYTLDISAEGIFIEAADPEAARNAVRTLAQVSRQAQGGALPALQIKDWPDFPVRGTMLDLSRGRVPKTERLEEWAATLADYKINHLQLYIEHTFRYRAHPLVGKGASPLDAAEVLRLDAHAHARGAELIPALPCFGHMEKLLKHAPYRNLAEDWGIGRYAAPDADEALRGFKERAWTISPANADTYPFLHSLFAELLPLFRSDRVNICCDETFDLGLGQSYLMAAMRGKGNVYFDHVVKVAEMMKHLDKRAMFWGDVIRQYPELIPQLPKDLAVLDWGYGANHDFDAIGDFAVAGLECYACPGTSSWVSLFPRLHESAANIAGFAQAGRRHGAAGLINTDWGDGGHYNFMEYSWYGYLFGAEQAWNTKADRASFTRRFCAVLLGHDAPELAEAIDTLGAISHLSVEGYYQSVWRHIFFATPTDPLFNGEERRGFAFLDGRITPVAVALDAQLGEETLAALDDVRAVLAKYAAKKGDPLGLLPYWVFAVDTMRHAARKLAVRGPGGRGKAEGLRALRREMLGLLERFEELWLARNRPSELRIARALYRKTL; this is translated from the coding sequence ATGAAGCCGATATTGATTCCACAACCGAAGTCCTTGCGGCTGGACGGGGGGCAATTCCGGTCGCCGCGCGCGGGCAGCATCGCCATACCCTGCGCGTCGTGGCTGCCCGCGGCGGAGGCGCTGCGCGCACTGTTTCCGGGCTACGCGCTCTATGCCAACGCCCCGGGCCTGCCGAACACGGTGCGCCTGTTTCTGAACCGCAAATTACAGCCGCAAGGCTATACGCTGGACATCAGCGCCGAAGGCATCTTCATCGAGGCCGCGGACCCCGAGGCCGCGCGGAACGCCGTGCGCACGCTCGCACAGGTATCACGACAGGCGCAGGGCGGCGCACTGCCCGCGCTGCAGATCAAGGACTGGCCCGACTTCCCCGTGCGCGGCACGATGCTGGATCTCTCGCGCGGCCGCGTGCCGAAGACAGAGCGTCTTGAAGAATGGGCCGCAACGCTTGCGGACTACAAGATCAACCATTTGCAGCTGTACATCGAGCATACGTTCCGTTATCGCGCTCACCCGCTTGTCGGCAAAGGCGCATCGCCGCTGGACGCGGCGGAAGTGCTGCGCCTCGACGCCCATGCGCACGCGCGGGGCGCCGAACTGATCCCCGCCCTTCCCTGTTTCGGTCACATGGAGAAACTGCTGAAGCACGCGCCGTACCGCAACCTCGCGGAGGACTGGGGCATCGGCCGTTACGCAGCCCCCGACGCGGATGAGGCGCTGCGCGGTTTCAAGGAAAGGGCCTGGACCATCTCGCCCGCGAACGCGGACACGTATCCGTTCCTGCACTCGCTGTTCGCCGAACTGTTGCCGTTGTTCCGGTCGGATCGCGTCAATATCTGCTGCGACGAAACCTTCGACCTTGGCCTCGGCCAGAGTTACCTCATGGCCGCCATGAGAGGAAAGGGCAACGTCTATTTCGACCATGTGGTAAAAGTCGCCGAAATGATGAAACACCTCGACAAACGCGCCATGTTCTGGGGCGACGTCATCCGTCAGTACCCGGAACTCATCCCGCAGCTGCCCAAGGACCTCGCCGTGCTCGATTGGGGTTACGGGGCCAACCACGATTTCGACGCGATCGGCGATTTTGCGGTCGCCGGCCTGGAATGTTACGCCTGCCCGGGCACATCCTCGTGGGTCAGTCTGTTCCCGCGGCTGCATGAGTCCGCCGCCAATATTGCGGGTTTCGCGCAGGCCGGGCGGCGCCACGGCGCGGCGGGGCTCATCAATACGGACTGGGGCGACGGCGGTCATTACAATTTCATGGAGTACTCCTGGTACGGGTATCTCTTCGGCGCGGAGCAAGCCTGGAACACGAAAGCGGATCGCGCCAGCTTCACGCGCCGTTTCTGCGCCGTTCTGCTGGGGCACGACGCCCCGGAACTCGCGGAAGCCATCGACACGCTCGGCGCGATATCGCACTTGTCGGTCGAGGGCTATTACCAGAGCGTGTGGCGGCATATCTTCTTCGCCACGCCGACCGACCCGCTGTTCAACGGCGAAGAGCGCCGTGGTTTCGCCTTCCTGGACGGCCGCATCACGCCGGTCGCGGTCGCGCTGGACGCGCAACTCGGTGAGGAAACGCTCGCCGCACTGGACGATGTCCGCGCCGTGCTCGCCAAGTATGCCGCCAAGAAAGGCGACCCCCTCGGCCTGCTGCCCTACTGGGTGTTTGCCGTGGACACGATGCGCCACGCGGCGCGCAAGCTGGCCGTACGGGGACCGGGCGGTCGCGGAAAGGCCGAAGGGCTCCGGGCGTTGCGCCGGGAGATGTTGGGCCTGCTGGAGCGCTTCGAGGAACTCTGGCTCGCGCGCAACCGGCCATCGGAACTTCGGATCGCGCGCGCGTTGTACCGGAAGACCCTGTAA
- a CDS encoding ABC transporter ATP-binding protein has translation MDEPVITLEEVHFAYDAGRPVLCGVDFSLPRGRRLGLTGANGSGKSTFLKLIVGLLRPTRGRVAVFGVERRGERCFLPVRQRIGFLFQDPDDQLFCPTVEEDVAFGPLNQCRTPDEVRRLVRDALDRVGLAGFEERITHRLSGGEKRLVALAGVLAMRPEVLLLDEPVSGLDEAAQQRITAILRGLPHEMIVVSHDQEFLRAIGADTIRLHEGKLVP, from the coding sequence GTGGACGAACCGGTCATCACGCTCGAAGAGGTGCACTTCGCATATGACGCGGGGCGTCCCGTGTTGTGCGGCGTCGATTTCAGCCTGCCGCGAGGCCGGCGGCTGGGTCTGACCGGCGCGAACGGCAGCGGGAAATCGACGTTCCTCAAGCTGATTGTGGGACTGCTGCGGCCCACGCGGGGCCGCGTAGCCGTCTTCGGCGTCGAGCGCCGCGGCGAGCGGTGTTTCCTGCCCGTGCGGCAGCGGATCGGCTTCCTCTTTCAAGACCCGGACGACCAGCTGTTCTGCCCGACGGTCGAGGAGGACGTGGCTTTCGGCCCGCTGAATCAATGCAGGACGCCGGACGAAGTGCGGCGTCTGGTCCGGGACGCGCTGGACCGCGTCGGCCTCGCCGGTTTCGAGGAACGTATCACGCACCGTCTCTCGGGGGGCGAGAAACGGCTGGTCGCGCTGGCGGGCGTGCTCGCCATGCGGCCCGAAGTATTGCTGCTTGATGAACCCGTTTCGGGGCTGGACGAGGCGGCGCAACAACGCATCACTGCCATCCTCCGCGGCCTCCCTCACGAGATGATCGTCGTGTCGCACGACCAGGAATTCCTGCGCGCGATCGGGGCGGACACCATCCGCCTTCACGAGGGTAAGCTGGTCCCCTGA
- the cbiM gene encoding cobalt transporter CbiM: MHIAEGILDAPALAAGAAVTVVGVAVGLRRMELEIIPRAAVLSSALFVASLIQVPLGPASAHLTLIGLAGVVLGWAAFPAFLVALLLQCVFFGYGGVAVLGVNTANMALAAVLCRYVFRLLTPSPPGGRGFAAGFVAGALGILAGALFVSLALLTTGRAFAVVAATVFAAHVPVAAVEGLVTGWAVALLSRVRPEVLSSGTCPEEEHSLA, translated from the coding sequence ATGCACATTGCCGAAGGGATACTCGACGCCCCCGCGCTCGCCGCGGGTGCCGCCGTGACCGTTGTGGGTGTTGCGGTCGGCCTGCGCAGAATGGAACTCGAGATCATCCCCCGCGCGGCGGTGCTATCCTCGGCGTTGTTCGTGGCCTCGTTGATTCAAGTGCCCCTCGGCCCCGCGAGCGCGCACCTGACACTCATTGGCCTTGCGGGCGTTGTGCTCGGGTGGGCCGCATTCCCGGCGTTCCTTGTGGCGTTGCTGCTGCAGTGCGTCTTCTTTGGATACGGCGGCGTCGCCGTGCTGGGCGTCAACACAGCAAACATGGCGTTGGCCGCCGTGCTGTGTCGTTACGTGTTCCGGCTGCTGACGCCATCGCCTCCCGGGGGGCGCGGCTTTGCTGCCGGCTTCGTCGCGGGCGCCTTGGGCATTCTCGCGGGCGCCCTGTTTGTAAGCCTCGCGCTTCTGACCACGGGGCGCGCGTTTGCGGTGGTTGCCGCGACCGTGTTTGCGGCGCACGTCCCCGTGGCGGCCGTCGAGGGACTCGTGACGGGTTGGGCCGTAGCACTGCTGTCTAGAGTGCGCCCGGAAGTACTCTCTTCCGGGACTTGCCCGGAAGAGGAGCATTCCCTTGCCTAA
- a CDS encoding GHMP kinase, translated as MDQKGKRLRIVNAMAPIRICDLGGWTDTWFAETGAVFNIGVYPYAEVQIYVHETPPGKQRKITIHAENFGDRYVLDPGPIEYDRHPLLEACVDIMEIPENLSFEINLYSSAPAGCSTGTSAAVSVALLGALDLLSKGRMTPHEIAATAHRVETEKLGLQCGIQDQICSAYGGICFIEMFAYPRASVSQIVVSNSIWWELERRIVLVYLGRTHSSSDIHKQVIARLEAKDADKSVLAPLRQAAHDGKDAVYAGDFNALGRAMVKNTEAQIRLHPGLVSEAAQAVIGIAREHNCIGWKVNGAGGEGGSLTILCGPESESKRRFIEALLSLDERFRVIPTYLSRTGLRCWETQV; from the coding sequence ATGGACCAGAAAGGCAAGCGGCTTCGCATCGTCAATGCGATGGCTCCCATACGCATCTGCGATTTGGGCGGGTGGACCGACACGTGGTTCGCGGAGACAGGCGCCGTGTTCAACATCGGCGTCTACCCCTACGCCGAGGTCCAGATCTACGTGCACGAAACGCCGCCCGGCAAACAGCGCAAGATCACGATCCATGCGGAGAATTTCGGCGACCGGTACGTGCTTGACCCGGGCCCAATCGAATACGATCGTCACCCGCTCCTGGAAGCCTGTGTCGATATCATGGAGATTCCGGAGAACTTGTCCTTCGAAATCAACCTGTATTCGAGCGCGCCTGCGGGTTGCTCGACCGGCACGTCCGCCGCGGTGAGCGTGGCCCTGCTCGGCGCGCTCGACCTCCTGTCCAAGGGCCGCATGACGCCCCACGAAATCGCGGCCACGGCGCACCGCGTCGAGACGGAGAAGCTCGGGCTGCAATGCGGCATTCAGGACCAGATTTGCTCGGCCTACGGAGGCATCTGTTTCATCGAAATGTTCGCTTATCCCCGCGCGTCCGTGTCGCAGATCGTCGTATCAAACAGTATCTGGTGGGAATTGGAACGCCGCATTGTGCTGGTATACCTGGGCCGCACGCATTCCTCGAGCGATATCCACAAGCAGGTCATCGCACGGCTGGAAGCCAAGGACGCGGACAAATCGGTGCTGGCGCCGCTGCGCCAGGCCGCGCATGACGGGAAAGATGCCGTGTATGCCGGCGATTTCAACGCGCTCGGCCGCGCCATGGTCAAGAACACGGAAGCGCAGATAAGGTTGCATCCCGGCCTCGTTTCCGAGGCGGCGCAGGCGGTCATCGGCATAGCGCGCGAACACAATTGCATCGGCTGGAAGGTGAACGGCGCGGGCGGCGAAGGGGGCTCGCTCACGATCTTGTGCGGACCTGAGAGCGAGAGCAAGCGCAGGTTTATCGAGGCTCTGCTATCGCTGGACGAACGCTTCCGCGTCATCCCGACCTATCTCTCGCGCACCGGCCTGCGCTGTTGGGAGACGCAGGTGTAG
- a CDS encoding GntR family transcriptional regulator yields the protein MAKQPLYIHIREALKEAIDNGTLAEGARIPSELELAEQYGVSRNPTRQALRELELAGYIVRSRRRGSFVAPLSQRRRQLHLSENRVLALVCPPILSRHVQRIIHGFVEGVSSRNFNALVYFMDSVGKSQAELLRDIRHSGLAGVALWLYEEGGGPIEALRENQQAGFPFVLLDRYHRELDCDFVVSNNEAIGYVATRALTERGHHTIGFFGSDYVNTATEERLEGFLRALREGGLERNQELTAALSPREDIRAFPIHRVVAHKSRPTAFFCAEAWIAILAAQELHRLGYAVPGDVELACVDDGELTGEHARLTDLTFQQQSYVMGRTAVETLVRRVQEPNAPPRKIFLEPSCGRDG from the coding sequence GTGGCAAAACAGCCATTGTATATCCATATTCGCGAGGCACTCAAGGAAGCTATAGACAACGGAACGCTCGCCGAGGGTGCGCGCATTCCGTCTGAACTGGAACTGGCTGAGCAATACGGTGTCAGCCGCAACCCGACGCGTCAGGCGCTTCGGGAACTGGAACTGGCTGGCTACATAGTGCGCTCGCGGCGGCGTGGTTCGTTTGTCGCGCCGCTCAGTCAGCGGCGGCGCCAGTTGCACTTGAGCGAGAACCGCGTGTTGGCGCTGGTGTGCCCCCCGATCTTGAGCCGCCACGTGCAGCGGATCATTCATGGCTTTGTCGAGGGGGTGTCGTCGCGCAATTTCAATGCGCTCGTCTATTTCATGGACAGCGTGGGCAAGAGCCAGGCGGAATTACTGCGCGACATCCGCCACAGCGGGCTGGCGGGCGTTGCGCTTTGGCTGTACGAAGAAGGCGGCGGCCCCATCGAAGCGCTGCGGGAAAACCAGCAGGCGGGATTTCCCTTTGTGCTGCTGGACCGCTACCACCGCGAACTGGACTGCGACTTTGTCGTCAGCAACAACGAGGCCATTGGTTATGTGGCCACACGGGCGTTGACCGAACGCGGGCACCATACCATCGGCTTCTTCGGCAGCGACTATGTCAACACGGCGACCGAGGAGCGGCTGGAGGGTTTTCTGCGGGCGCTGCGCGAAGGCGGACTCGAGCGCAATCAGGAACTGACGGCGGCGCTTTCGCCCCGCGAAGATATCCGCGCCTTTCCCATTCACCGCGTCGTCGCGCACAAGAGCCGGCCGACGGCCTTCTTTTGCGCGGAAGCGTGGATCGCGATACTCGCGGCGCAAGAGCTGCACCGGCTCGGTTACGCCGTACCGGGCGACGTCGAACTCGCCTGTGTCGATGACGGCGAACTGACCGGAGAACATGCCCGTCTCACGGATTTGACATTCCAGCAGCAGTCGTATGTCATGGGGCGGACCGCTGTCGAGACGCTCGTGCGGCGCGTCCAGGAGCCGAATGCGCCGCCGCGCAAGATCTTTCTCGAGCCAAGCTGCGGGCGCGACGGATAA
- a CDS encoding HAD family phosphatase has translation MDTIQAYVFDLDGTLIDSEILWVEATQALLQEYGYDAPFKDVLDIVYGRAWHTIYDMLEQRYPRLPFPVETLTPELEKRFAPLRDSRDIRIPGSIALLKRLAAAYPVCIVSGSYVKDIRHAITLAGIGEYVSFYLGSEHFAPGKPDPTCYRMASERFGLPPRACLAFEDSTAGIHAAKDAGLRCVALARPNRPAQDVSRADLVLDDLDRFTPGLVQ, from the coding sequence ATGGATACGATTCAGGCCTATGTGTTTGACTTGGATGGCACGCTCATCGACTCCGAGATCCTCTGGGTCGAAGCGACGCAGGCGCTGCTTCAAGAATACGGATATGACGCGCCCTTCAAAGACGTGCTCGACATCGTGTACGGCCGCGCATGGCATACGATCTACGACATGCTCGAGCAGCGGTATCCCCGCCTGCCGTTTCCCGTCGAAACCCTGACGCCCGAACTTGAGAAGCGCTTCGCGCCCTTGCGCGACAGCCGCGACATTCGCATCCCCGGCTCGATTGCGCTGTTGAAACGCCTGGCCGCGGCATACCCCGTTTGCATTGTCTCCGGCTCTTACGTGAAGGACATCCGGCACGCCATCACGCTGGCGGGCATTGGCGAGTACGTGTCCTTTTATTTGGGCAGCGAGCATTTCGCGCCCGGCAAGCCGGACCCGACGTGTTACCGCATGGCCTCCGAGCGGTTCGGCCTGCCGCCACGGGCCTGTCTGGCCTTTGAAGACTCCACGGCGGGCATCCACGCGGCGAAAGACGCCGGTCTTCGCTGCGTGGCGCTGGCCCGCCCGAACCGGCCCGCCCAGGACGTGTCGCGCGCGGACCTCGTCCTCGACGACCTCGATAGATTCACCCCGGGTCTGGTGCAGTAG
- the cbiQ gene encoding cobalt ECF transporter T component CbiQ has protein sequence MLSAPFAVGDSLVHRLDPRVRVVAAAAFAIVVALLRAATPAAFALAVAAASLCAARLAWRPLLARFARLNAFLVLLGLMLAASAPGNTLFTLGPIGFTDAGAGLALLILLKTNAIVAALTALLATMDATALGHALWRLRVPSKLTYLFLFTVRYLDVLHREYSRLRAALTARAFQARCNRHTLRTLGYLVGMLLVRAFDRSQRVHEAMLCRGFAGKFPVMAVYRAGVRDVVFACCWGLAVVLLLAWR, from the coding sequence GTGCTTAGCGCGCCGTTCGCTGTGGGCGATTCGCTGGTTCATCGTCTGGACCCGCGCGTGCGCGTGGTCGCGGCGGCGGCGTTTGCCATTGTCGTGGCGCTGCTGCGCGCCGCGACCCCGGCCGCGTTTGCACTGGCTGTGGCGGCCGCATCACTGTGCGCGGCGCGTCTTGCGTGGCGGCCGCTGCTCGCGCGGTTCGCGCGGCTGAACGCATTCCTCGTCCTGCTCGGACTCATGCTGGCGGCGTCGGCGCCGGGAAACACCTTGTTCACCCTGGGGCCCATCGGATTTACGGACGCGGGCGCGGGCCTGGCGCTGCTGATCCTGCTGAAGACAAATGCAATCGTGGCCGCGCTGACCGCGCTTCTGGCCACGATGGACGCAACGGCCCTGGGGCACGCTCTGTGGCGGCTGAGGGTGCCGTCCAAGCTTACGTATCTGTTTCTCTTTACGGTCCGCTACCTGGACGTGCTGCACCGCGAATACTCGCGGTTGCGCGCCGCCCTGACCGCGCGCGCGTTTCAGGCGCGGTGCAACCGTCACACGCTGCGCACGCTCGGCTACCTGGTGGGGATGCTGCTCGTGCGAGCGTTCGACCGGTCGCAGCGCGTCCACGAGGCGATGTTGTGCCGCGGCTTCGCCGGGAAGTTCCCCGTCATGGCCGTGTATCGCGCGGGAGTCCGCGACGTGGTGTTTGCTTGCTGCTGGGGACTGGCCGTAGTCCTGTTGTTGGCATGGAGGTAA